TTTTCGATCTTCGTTTCTCATATGACGGAGATCTGCTTTTTTGGGTGATCGCAGCCTACATTCTGCCGGTTGGTGCGATCCAGGAAATGTCGGGAGTAGAGTTTGGCACCTCACTGGGCATCTACCTCGGCATCTTGGCGCTCGCCACTGCATGGTTCGTGCGAAGCCAGCGCAACATGCATTAACTGGTTTGAACCAGCGTCTGCAAATCCACCCATCTGCGGTCATTGGGCACTTTCGCTTTCACTCCCGACAGCGGACATGGCGTCAGGCTTCCGTGCCGCCTCCTTGGCCTTTGCCGGGTATGAGGCCATCGGTGAAAGCTGCATGGCATCAGATATCTGAAACCTATCTATCGGTTCCGCGCGACTTTCCCCATTGGCGCGCCGCCGCGTAGCCGAGATAGCCGGTGGCAAACAGCGCGTAGAGCGGCTCGGGCAGGCTTGCCAGATAGGCGCCCATGTCCTGGGCGGCGGCGGGGTCCATATTGGCGGGGCAGCGGTCCACGCCCTCGACCTCGCTCCGATGCTCCGCGCGGCCGGGCAGGCGCGAGACGTCGGGGCTTCTTTGGCTTATGGGATTTGGCCTTTGTTCCAAAGTCCGAAGCCTCAGGAACAGTCCGCTTTCGCACCTCTTTCGAAAAAACCTGACAGGCTGAAACCGACCCCAAAGCGGCCTTCGCATGAGGCACCTGATGAAGGCGTGATTGAATGTCCTAGCTATCTCAAGTATGCAGGAGTGCTGGCTTAGAGAAACGTATGACCAGCACCCTTCCTCCCGTTCACGCCGCTTTTGTCGCACGCATCCTCGCGGCGGTGAAGCATCATCCGTATGTCGACGGTCTGCTTGCGGGTGGCTCGTTCATCCATGGCGGATTGGACGAACACTCGGATCTGGATTTCGTCCTCGTGATCGACGAGGTTGCATATCCGCAGGTCATGAATTCACGAATGGCATTTGCACAAAGCCTGGGCACGCTGATCAGTGCCTTTTCGGGAGAACATGTGGGCGAGCCGCGCTTGCTGATCTGCCTTTACGGGCCCCCGCTGCTCCACGTGGACCTGAAATTCGTGACTGCATCCGATCTTGATCACCGAATCGAGATGCCTGCGGTGCTGTTTGCGCGCGATCGCGAACGCATCGCGGCACAGCTTGGCGCCGCGACGATCGCTTGGCCCAACATGAGCCCGGACTGGTTCGAAGCACGCGCCTGGATTTGGCTGCACTACGCCGCCACCAAGCTGCTGCGCGGCGAACTGTTCGAAGCGGTTGGCATGCTTTCCTTCTTCCGTGAACAGGTGCTCGGTCCGATGCTATACCGCCGGGCAGGTCTGCCGCAGCGCGGGGTCAGACGGATCGAGATGCTTGGCCTCGACGGGGACAAAGCGCTTGCATCGACAGCGCCGCAGCTTGAGGCTGCGTCGGTCAGAGCTGCGCTTCTATCGGCGCTTAACTTGTATCTCCAACTTCGGGCGGATGCGCCGCCGCAGAACGCCACCGATGGTATGCCGTCTATGTTGCTGAGCTTTCTTGGAGCTGACCTGTCTTGCTCGAACGTCATCTCGGTTCCAGAGGCACAGGACGTGATTGATTGACGGCAGCTTCCCACCCATCAGCGGCCATGAGAGGGGCCGAGCCGCGATCCTGAAAGCGGTATGTCGGCTTTGCTCCGGCCGCGAAAAGTTGCTGCCATTCAGCAAACGACCCCGTTACTGCCGTTCCAGCCTTCGCTACACTGACAGATGATCACGGCGTGAGGGCAAAGCGATGAGAGGCGATTTGACAGGTGGATGTTTGTGCGGTGCCGTGCGCTACACTCTTCGCGATGGATTTCGATTTCGACCGTATGCCTGCCATTGCACCGACTGTCAGACGCGAACTGGCGGAGCCTTCAGCAAGCATATGTTGTTCGCCAAGCAGGATCTCGACATCGCGGGCGAATTGGACGTCGGTTCCTATGAACAGCCGAGTGGTGCCCTATCATCGATCTGGGGTTGTCCGAATTGCAAGGTCCGCATTTTCGCCGAGAATGACAAGCGTCCGGGCTTTGCATCGTTGCGCTGCGGAACGCTCGATCGAAGCCACGAGGTTGTACCTGCCGCTCATCTTTGGGTCAGCAGCAAGCAAGCCTGGGTGACGCTCCC
The Sphingomonas changnyeongensis genome window above contains:
- a CDS encoding nucleotidyltransferase domain-containing protein; this translates as MTSTLPPVHAAFVARILAAVKHHPYVDGLLAGGSFIHGGLDEHSDLDFVLVIDEVAYPQVMNSRMAFAQSLGTLISAFSGEHVGEPRLLICLYGPPLLHVDLKFVTASDLDHRIEMPAVLFARDRERIAAQLGAATIAWPNMSPDWFEARAWIWLHYAATKLLRGELFEAVGMLSFFREQVLGPMLYRRAGLPQRGVRRIEMLGLDGDKALASTAPQLEAASVRAALLSALNLYLQLRADAPPQNATDGMPSMLLSFLGADLSCSNVISVPEAQDVID
- a CDS encoding GFA family protein; the protein is MRGDLTGGCLCGAVRYTLRDGFRFRPYACHCTDCQTRTGGAFSKHMLFAKQDLDIAGELDVGSYEQPSGALSSIWGCPNCKVRIFAENDKRPGFASLRCGTLDRSHEVVPAAHLWVSSKQAWVTLPDGVPALAEQPRTQAEWIALVGPTPSWRSALQGFAAKAAMPETTHYRS